AAGTCCAGGCAGCAGTAAGGCAGGTGAATCAAGCGGTGTCGAACCAGGACCAGGCTGCTCTGTTGGCTGCACTTAGGCTCGAAGCTCTGGCCCTGCTGGGTGTTCAGGAGTCAAACTGTCGCTGGTACCTGGAACATTTTACCACCTACTGCCAACATAAATCCAAGGTATTCTGAGTCAGAGCATGTTTGCTCAGTTGTTCCCATCTCAGGGCCTTTGGAGCCAGATCATCTCTGGTTTAATTTCAAGCAgctgatttatttgatttattagCAGTTGGTGATATGATATGTTGATGTATACAATAGAAAGGCCTGCACTGGATGGCTGGAGTAAAACAACAGTGCTTGGGAGTCCTCAGGGCCATAgttgaaaatgatgaattcacTTTGAGGAAAGTATTAAAAGTTAAGTGTTTGGAATGAATACAAATCATACACACAACTGGACgtcttcagtttttgtgtttgtccatttgACAAAGCAGATCCACTGCCATTTGTAATTACTGCTGTGAGCACACAGCACTTAATTGGCTGAACAGATGTAGTGTAGACACTGATGGAGGGctgcagctgttgctgttgtgttgctTTCACTACTTACGCAGTGACAACATTGTATTATAAAGGAAAAAGCCTTCAGAGAATAAAAAGtaatcagccaccacagcttcAGTAGGATTGGACACCACCAGGCCCTTTGCCATCCATGGCCCTGCAttaaaagatgcaaaataatCGTGGGGTCTTAGTGGTATCTCTCTAGTTTTCTCTaatctctgtgctgcaggatggagggagggctGTGATGGTGGACAAAGAGGAGATTCAGAGAGTTGTCAGCTCTTGTAATGACTTTGCTGAGGCAGAGAAACGAAGTAagcatcttttctttcttactATAGTTGTTTATTAACACAAAGGCAATACATTTGGGTCGTCTGCAAGACATGACTGTTCATGATAATTTTCTCGACCAGAGCTTGAGGCGGTTGCTGCAATCAATACAGCCATTCGTCTTGGCAATGCAGTTGAGACGGTGGAGGAGCTGATGAACCCTGAGGCACAACTGCCGATTGTCTACCAAACTGCTGCCAACCTCTATCAGGCTGAGCTTTTTAGTCTGCAGCTACAAGGGGGGCGGGTAAGACATCTTGTTTGCATGTGGATGCTGACACAGATATGCTTGCATGTGTAGGAGAGGTCATAGCAAGATGTATACTGTAGAAAAACATCACTACATGTTTTATGATTCAGACCTTTTTGCTTATTAGTCGGGCTTGAGCCACGAGGAGCTGAGTGTAGCTGTGGAGATGCTGTCAGCTGTAGCAGTGCTGAACGAGGTGCTGGACACCAAAGACCCTCAGGCTGTGATTGAGCAACTGACAGACTCTCCTCTGGGCTTCACAAACATGGACCAAGACAACCTCAACAGGTACGATAGCTGCAGGACAGATAGCTGTGGCCTACTGAGAAGCAAACCGTGGCATTTGCAGTGCATAAAACAAGTGCTAGGAACGTCAATTGTTAAGAATATCTATAGCGGTGAGCAGCAGCTGGGTGACAGTAGCTTCAGGCTTTCTTTTGGCTGCTATTTGTCCTTTATTTGGCATTTAACAAGACAGTGGACTCTTTTGCCTGTCTTCGTTTTGTTGTTACTGTATTTGTGGCATTCATATAAGTTAGGTTATGGTGGTACAGTGTGGTTTTAGAGCAACACTTTGTTAACGTTAAGGTGAGCCAATGAATAGTGGTTCATTAAATGTCGTGAGACTTTGTTCAACTTCTTCATGGCTCTCTCCCTCAGATATGCTGACACTCTgatcaaacagagagaggaggctcTTGCCAAAGGCCAAGAGTTTCTTACCTGGAATGATGTTCAAAAATGCATCGATACAGTCAACGTTCAGGTCAATGAGGAGCATGAACGTAAGAAATTCTTGCACATTTCTGGTCATGTTTACCTCGTGTAGATGGTCGACATATAGGACTTTTAAGATAAACAGTTTATCTTTGAAAAATAACTATTTTAGGCATGATCCTACgataagatttttttaaaagcaaaaacactgactgGTCAAGTATGAAATGGTTCTCATCTTCTACCTCCAGGAATCATAGCTATAGCTGAGATCAATGAGGCACTTAACTCAGGCGATCACCAGCAGACGCTTGCAGCCCTGCTCCTCCCTACAGCCAAGTTGACGGGGGTGAACCCAGCCACAGCCAAACACTACCATGATGTCCTACAATATACCAAGCAGCTCCTCTGTCAGGTATTGTGACTCTAATTTGAGTTAATTTCCTTTATTTAACTAGGAAGTCACATTTTCATGTAGAGATGTATATAGGATTtatgtaaagaaagaaaaagtcaaaacttCATCTCATTCTAATCGTTAGTTTTATTGGACTTGCACAGTAGCCTCACATTCCTGACATGGCTCCAGTTTACATTACGGCATCATTACAAATCTCAAATGCTTGTTAATATAGAACTCttatatacacatacatgtaaCTGAAAACTGGAAGGGAAAGATTAAATGTTGTGTAAATGTCACAAGGCCAAGGCAAAATGATCTGTCAACACGCCAACAATGTCCCAATCTGAGATTTTGCTCGTCTGATCAGTTTGTTTAGGATTCACAGTCAAAATGTCCCTTTCCTGATCCTAAGATTCAACTGACTTCACAGAGCTCCTTCTTGTTTTGGACGTAAGAGAGGTTGCAGTGTCACCCTGTTAGATTCACAGCATCCAGTTTTAACTTTCACATCTTTGTTTCTGGGCTTATGCTTCCCTGCTGGTTCCCAACAATGGTCCTGCAAGGTTTTTTtctgagtgcacacacacacacacgcacacacacacacacacactcacatcataACTGCCGATCTCTTAGGTTTCCCATGGAGGGAGGTGAATTGTATTTCTGAGGCTGCCGTCCTGGAAATGAGCATACACAGGAAGGGATCCAGACAACTGTGgaagcagcacagacacactgctaCTCTGTAGTATCCATACAGGCTGTCATCCCCATTAGAAAACAGGCGGATGTAGTGGGTGATCTGCAAGATGCCGCTgggcaaaaaacacaacacaaagatgATGAAAACCACAGTGGTGACCCTGATAAACGGCCTCCAGTCACAACCTGATTGACCTAGGTGGTAGACCACCGCCACATGGGCATAGATGCAAATTAGGAAGGGCACTACCAAGCCCAGACAAACCAGCATCAGCCTGTATGGCACCAGCAGGGCATGGGATTTTTCTTCTAGTGGAAGTACATCATGGCAGGTGATGACTCCCAGCTGGGTAACCTGGTAGCTCTGCCTGACCAGCAGCTCAGGGACGATAGCAGCCCCAAACAGGAACCAGACAACCAAACACGTCCACAATGCCAGCGTCGTTTTAGCCAGCCTTCTGTACAAAAATGGTCTGACCACAGCCAGGTAGCGCTTCAGACTGATGCATGCTATAGTTTGAGCTGAACAATAAACGTTGCCATAAAACAATGCAGTGATAAGCCGGCAGGAGATTTCCCCAAATGTCCAGTTGTTTCCGTTGAAGTGGTAGTGAACACGCAGTGCCAGAgtgagcaggagcagcaggtcGGACATAGCCAGGTTCAGGTAAAGAACTGCTGTAGAGAAGGACTTTGCTCGGTATCTGAGAAAGGCCAGAATGTAGGTGTTGGAGGGGATACCCACCAGCATGGCCAGAATGTATGATGAAGGTATGACCCAGGTGCTGAGGACCCCTTTGGTGTAGGCTGTCACCGTGTCCTCCGAGTTCACAGACAGCCGTGGGTTTGTGCTGGCTGGcagctttgtgttattttgtttgttggtcCTCCCCATGTAGGTTCTTGGCAATAGTGAACTATTGGTTTGTGTCCTGGTTCTGTTTCCTATAAATGGGCACAGAAACAGTGTTTATGCCTTTAAAGCAAAACTTAAGTTTTGTAATAATAGTTGTGTTCAtttgaacacaacacatttctgcttatgtcttttgtttttttgcaaaagaaacagacatttctaGCATACAATTATGAATTGTTATAGGTctttttgcagtattttcaaTTTGGGGATTTTGTATTAATTAACAGCTGTACTAGAGTAGTTAATCCTATGTTTTGTAACTTTGATTTGGGAAAAGAGACCTGAACCAGTTACAAAAGAACtcaatgttaaaaacaaaacatagcaAAATAATAACTTACCATCATGCTGAATTGTCTGCACCGCCATCAAACAAATGAGTAGTCCTGGCACAAGGTCAGCCATATCACTCTCCAATTTATATCCCAGAGTTTTTAAAGGTTTCTCTTGTCTTCACCCAACTTGGTGTTGCTTCTTCTCAGTAGATCTAGAAGTTCTCCACCAGGGAAATCTGATGTTTTGCATCTCTGCAGTGCCACAGTGAAACTGATAACGGTGTGTTGTCAAGCTCAGCTTCCCGctagtgtacagtatgtgggaCGCTTGTATGTTTGTACGGTGCAGTGAGCACGTTTCCTGTCCCGGCCTGAAAACTGAATTCCCCTCTGCTTGCGTCATGAACTGCCCACTGACTCACAGGGTGGGACAGTACTGCTTATTGGTTTATCGACAGctgtgaacatgaacaaagtaCACTAATAACTATTACAAGAAGTAGATGTAATTGTATTGTGGTTTGGCTTATTATGGGGTTTTGGCTTTTGCACTTATTGGGGGTGATGGCAGAGTTGGTCAGCCTGGTTATGGGATTGAGGAATCACTTCTGTAACAGATGGGATATAGTAAGTTTCTGCATCTGTATGAAAATGTATGCTTTTCTCCTTGCTCTATTAAATTATACACCATTTAGTTCAAGGATCTATTATGGGAACTGGATTATGTTTTTCGGGATGGTgcccattcatttcaatgaaagTTTATTACTTACTGtatacaaagcaaaaaaaagttatttctttttcttggttTGCTTAAGTGCATTAATGTCCATCTGATTTGTACCATAAACTCTACACTCACACCAAAAACAATTACATAATTAACTTTCACATAATTAACTACTTGGTATTTTTTCCTTGCATTACTGCCGCACTCTCTCACTACACAATGAGCTGGCTGGGAAATCGTTGGTCAGATGCAGATATAAACAAAGAAGCTGCTTTTAGtctgtttggtgtgttttaatGGTGACTTCCTTCCTGTTGGACAGGGATACACCCCAGTCCCCTGTAGGGTTCTCTAAAATTAGCCTGAGAACACATATAGAAGTCAGGCTGTAAAAACATTCTTTGTGCTTCTTGTCATGTTACATTGTCAGGGTCTGTTTTTCAGTACAAAGCAGTTGATTGAGGGTGAGAATATTTTTGCCGTGTGACTATTGTCAACAACTACTctgacattttttccttttccttagATCTTACCTCTGGACACAGGGGGCATGGTACTGTCATTTACTTGCTGTTGCTCTAACAGCACCAGCTTGTGCAGTGTTAGTAATCCGTGTTGTTATGAAGTGCTACTGCTGTAGAGCAAAATACTGCGTGTTTAAAATCTCCACAATCCTAACTTGATGAATTTGCATATTGAACAATGCACTATAATTACAAGAATTTCTAATCTTAggcattacattttttttttactaaaattgcttcaaaaaatatttgtaatttaatAGCAAGTTAGTATTGTGTGGCTATGCATGAACaatgcttgtgtgtttgaggtGCAGCTTAGTCTCTTCCTTCTGAAAACAAGACAAGTAACCTCCAGCTGTGACTTGATTGCAGAGCTCTGGAGATGAGTCTGCAGTACTGTGGCTGGACCAAATCCAAGAGGCCATACACACAGCCAaccaggatgaagaggaggctcTCACATGTATGTACCCAGAGTTTAAATTCACTCATCCATATCTGAACCGCTTAAACAATACTTCATTGATGTCCAGTTAATTCTTCCTATACGATGGGAACATCCAGTACTAGATTCTGATGGTTCAGACTAGGATGTGTATTATTTTCAGAACACTGCACAACCCTGACATCGTGGGTCAGTACTGTTCTAAATTAACACTCATAGTTTGTTTCAGCTGTCACTAGAttacagctcctcctcctcactgatgAAGTAGTAACGTGACCTTTACTGCAAGTTCTCATTTGAAGCACAGAATGAACCAAAATATAAATAAGCAATTCTTACATGTTGGTGACATGAGTTTTTGACATAAGATGTTTAGGCCTTTGTTGGGGATATATCTTATTGTAATGTTAATTGTTTTTACTTTGCCAGTGGCTGGAGCAGTAGCAGATATTAACAGAATGGTGGCCGAGGGGGACTCTAAGAACACACTGCAGGCGTTGCAAGTTCCCAGTGCTGGACTTAGAGCGGTGCTCCCTGAATGTGCTGACACGTACCAGACTGAACtagcacagagacaaacaaagagtGCGGCTAAAGGTAAATTGACTCACACTCACAAGTATCACAAGACAGGAAGCTGATTTTCAGATGTAGTATTCAATATGACCTTCACTGTGTCTAAAGGATCAATTTATGCTTTCCCCCAGGCAGCACTGATAGTGTGTGGGTTAAACATTGCATCAAGGACAGATATCACTACTATTATAACCTGGAAACTAGACAGGGCACCTGGGAGGAGCCTGAAGGATTTGAGCACAATGGTGACCACCTCAGTAAAGAGGAAATCCAGGTACCCCCTGCTTGTGTTAACATACTTATATCCCAATGGAAGGCTGATTTCACAATAGATTCagttacattcattttaaatttgcagTATTGATTTAATCAGATAATATTTTCCatatatggtgtttttttttttgtttttttttgcaacctgAAAAATTTCAAAACGAGCCTTTTTCTCACAGGGCGTTGTTAGCTGTGTGACTGCAGAATATAACAGGGAACAGCTGTGGTTGGCCAATGAATCCTTCGTGACCCAGCTGCAGGCAAGGGTCAGAGGTTACCTGGTCAGGAAAAAGCATGCCCAGAGAATGGAGTATCTACAGCAGCAAGAACCAAATGTCGTCAAACTACAGGTAGTGTATGTCTCCACTGTGAGTTGATGTCAGAAATCAGTGATTCCTGATGCAGTATGAAATCCAGAACcgcaaaaagaccaaaaaaaaaaaaaaaggtttattgaGTGCAACACCTCAAAGACGATACCTTGGAGAATTTGCGACTGTCCATTCTGTCGTGTCACCGatgtaaaacacacaacttGCAGCGTGCACATGCATTTTTTGATcatatttgttgctttttttgcagGCTTGCTGGAAAGGTtacaaacagaggaaaatgtacAAAGACAGGATGAATTTGCTTC
The DNA window shown above is from Chelmon rostratus isolate fCheRos1 chromosome 5, fCheRos1.pri, whole genome shotgun sequence and carries:
- the f2rl2 gene encoding proteinase-activated receptor 3; its protein translation is MADLVPGLLICLMAVQTIQHDGNRTRTQTNSSLLPRTYMGRTNKQNNTKLPASTNPRLSVNSEDTVTAYTKGVLSTWVIPSSYILAMLVGIPSNTYILAFLRYRAKSFSTAVLYLNLAMSDLLLLLTLALRVHYHFNGNNWTFGEISCRLITALFYGNVYCSAQTIACISLKRYLAVVRPFLYRRLAKTTLALWTCLVVWFLFGAAIVPELLVRQSYQVTQLGVITCHDVLPLEEKSHALLVPYRLMLVCLGLVVPFLICIYAHVAVVYHLGQSGCDWRPFIRVTTVVFIIFVLCFLPSGILQITHYIRLFSNGDDSLYGYYRVAVCLCCFHSCLDPFLCMLISRTAASEIQFTSLHGKPKRSAVMM